Proteins found in one Actinomycetota bacterium genomic segment:
- the murD gene encoding UDP-N-acetylmuramoyl-L-alanine--D-glutamate ligase, whose translation MPHGRLRGLHLVQLLPGVHLHGRHRFVRAGRGHRRAGRDDQDRGAAHLHRRGVRDRGDLGDDPGAGVQAHAPQGVPHGARAPPLRDGRLERDQDHRAVLAHRAGVRGHRLHALLPHAAGVSALPEPGRALVVGVATSGRAAAVLLRELGWHVVAVDAAAVDAADLASAGIDVRAPSSDPVPADLVVRSPGVPREFAPLAAAYAAGTPVWSEIELASRAMPNPIMGITGTNGKTTTTELLAHVMRAGGLDAVACGNVGTPMAGLVGQLAGDAWLVAECSSFQLEDTPTFRPHAAVLLNITPDHMDRYPDFEAYRRAKLNLFANQGDHDLAIVAAGMQSTGRSPTRRVVASGPPGPDAVSWAEGGLHVQGLGLVAPWSEFPLPGVHNRENMMAAAAMAAHAGMGAEEIARGLATFPGLPHRLEVVGVADGVTFVNDSKATNPAAAIAALDAYPAQVRLIAGGSSKDTPFDDLARAAASAVAHAYLIGETAPDIARALEGEHVASTLLPDLPTAVSRAAVEAQTGDVVLLAPACASFDQFSGYAHRGEVFRDAAREAGAR comes from the coding sequence GTGCCTCATGGGCGCCTGCGTGGGCTTCATCTGGTTCAACTCCTACCCGGCGTCCATCTTCATGGGCGACACCGGTTCGTTCGCGCTGGGCGGGGCCATCGCCGCGCTGGCCGTGATGACCAAGACCGAGGTGCTGCTCATCTTCATCGGCGGGGTGTTCGTGATCGAGGCGATCTCGGTGATGATCCAGGTGCTGGTGTTCAAGCGCACGCGCCGCAGGGTGTTCCTCATGGCGCCCGTGCACCACCACTTCGAGATGGCCGGCTGGAGCGAGACCAAGATCATCGTGCGGTTCTGGCTCATCGCGCTGGTGTTCGCGGGCATCGGCTTCACGCTCTTCTTCCGCACGCTGCCGGCGTGAGCGCGCTGCCGGAACCCGGCCGGGCCCTGGTGGTGGGCGTGGCGACGTCGGGCAGGGCTGCGGCCGTGCTTCTGCGCGAGCTGGGCTGGCACGTGGTGGCCGTGGACGCCGCCGCCGTGGACGCCGCCGACCTGGCCTCGGCGGGCATCGACGTGCGCGCCCCCAGCAGCGATCCCGTGCCCGCCGACCTGGTGGTGCGCAGCCCCGGCGTGCCGCGTGAGTTCGCGCCGCTGGCCGCCGCCTACGCCGCGGGCACGCCGGTGTGGAGCGAGATCGAGCTGGCATCGCGCGCCATGCCCAACCCGATCATGGGGATCACCGGCACCAACGGCAAGACCACCACCACGGAGCTGCTGGCCCACGTGATGCGGGCCGGGGGGCTCGACGCCGTGGCCTGCGGCAATGTGGGCACGCCGATGGCCGGCCTGGTGGGCCAGCTGGCGGGAGACGCCTGGCTGGTGGCCGAGTGCTCGTCGTTCCAGCTCGAGGACACACCGACGTTCCGGCCGCATGCCGCGGTGCTGCTCAATATCACCCCCGACCACATGGACCGCTACCCCGACTTCGAGGCCTACCGGCGGGCAAAGCTCAACCTGTTCGCCAACCAGGGGGATCACGACCTGGCCATCGTGGCCGCAGGCATGCAGTCGACGGGCAGGTCGCCCACGCGGCGCGTGGTGGCGTCGGGCCCGCCGGGGCCTGACGCGGTGTCATGGGCCGAGGGCGGGCTGCACGTGCAGGGGCTGGGACTGGTGGCGCCGTGGAGCGAGTTTCCCCTGCCCGGAGTCCACAATCGCGAGAACATGATGGCCGCTGCCGCCATGGCCGCGCACGCCGGCATGGGCGCGGAGGAGATCGCACGGGGCCTCGCAACGTTCCCGGGCCTGCCGCACCGGCTCGAGGTGGTGGGCGTGGCCGACGGCGTTACGTTCGTCAACGATTCCAAGGCCACCAACCCCGCGGCGGCCATCGCGGCGCTTGACGCCTATCCCGCGCAGGTGCGCCTGATCGCGGGGGGCAGCAGCAAGGACACCCCGTTCGACGACCTGGCGCGGGCGGCGGCGTCAGCTGTGGCGCACGCCTACCTCATCGGCGAGACCGCCCCGGACATCGCCCGGGCGCTCGAGGGCGAGCACGTGGCCAGCACCCTGCTGCCGGACCTCCCGACGGCGGTGTCACGGGCCGCGGTCGAGGCCCAGACCGGTGAC
- a CDS encoding phospho-N-acetylmuramoyl-pentapeptide-transferase has protein sequence MPRVLIAAIGAAMLLMFVGPRVIRWLRDHDVGQFIRPQGEIPDAHAEKQGTPTMGGLLIIIAMTVPFLILSSRSTAAMLVLFTTLACGALGFIDDWMKIVRKRSLGLSGRWKMLGLVAIAVALAVLAVNVVGVPTTIDFHVVAYSLEIGPIAFGVVVFLVLAGATNAVNLTDGLDGLAAGTTAIALLAYVGMTFVVTGQRDLAILAACLMGACVGFIWFNSYPASIFMGDTGSFALGGAIAALAVMTKTEVLLIFIGGVFVIEAISVMIQVLVFKRTRRRVFLMAPVHHHFEMAGWSETKIIVRFWLIALVFAGIGFTLFFRTLPA, from the coding sequence GTGCCCCGCGTGCTCATCGCGGCAATCGGCGCCGCCATGCTGCTGATGTTCGTGGGGCCGCGGGTCATCCGTTGGCTGCGCGACCACGACGTGGGCCAGTTCATCCGTCCGCAGGGGGAGATCCCCGACGCGCACGCCGAGAAGCAGGGCACCCCGACCATGGGCGGACTGCTCATCATCATCGCCATGACCGTGCCGTTCCTCATCCTCTCGTCGCGCAGCACGGCGGCCATGCTCGTGCTGTTCACCACCCTCGCCTGCGGCGCCCTCGGGTTCATCGACGACTGGATGAAGATCGTCAGGAAGCGGTCGCTGGGGTTGTCGGGGCGCTGGAAGATGCTCGGCCTCGTGGCCATTGCCGTGGCGCTGGCCGTGCTCGCGGTGAACGTGGTGGGCGTGCCCACCACCATCGACTTCCACGTGGTGGCCTACTCGCTCGAGATCGGCCCCATCGCCTTCGGGGTGGTGGTGTTCCTGGTGCTGGCCGGGGCCACCAACGCCGTCAACCTCACCGATGGCCTTGATGGCCTGGCCGCGGGCACCACGGCCATCGCGCTGCTGGCCTACGTAGGGATGACCTTCGTGGTCACGGGGCAGCGCGACCTGGCGATCCTCGCCGCGTGCCTCATGGGCGCCTGCGTGGGCTTCATCTGGTTCAACTCCTACCCGGCGTCCATCTTCATGGGCGACACCGGTTCGTTCGCGCTGGGCGGGGCCATCGCCGCGCTGGCCGTGATGACCAAGACCGAGGTGCTGCTCATCTTCATCGGCGGGGTGTTCGTGATCGAGGCGATCTCGGTGATGATCCAGGTGCTGGTGTTCAAGCGCACGCGCCGCAGGGTGTTCCTCATGGCGCCCGTGCACCACCACTTCGAGATGGCCGGCTGGAGCGAGACCAAGATCATCGTGCGGTTCTGGCTCATCGCGCTGGTGTTCGCGGGCATCGGCTTCACGCTCTTCTTCCGCACGCTGCCGGCGTGA
- a CDS encoding UDP-N-acetylmuramoyl-tripeptide--D-alanyl-D-alanine ligase, with protein MRFGVSDMTLWSGASQVAGPDDVVCEGATADSRAVQGGQLFVGVPGENTDGGLHAAGAIAAGAAAVLVSEDAWTATRDDLRDAGAAVLAHHDPVQALAAIGRGALQRLGARVVAITGSYGKTSTKDSTVAVLRAAGVRAEGTPGNRNTEVGVPLSILGLPEHTEVAVIEMGMRAPGQIAELVALAPPHVAVITAIGPVHLELLGTIEAIAATKAEILGGLPADGVAIFPDVEPLLDEHIARLPAGVEVRRFGDEPAIAVSAGELKAWEQRNIAAAVEVAIALGMVPAPGAQVTLERSAMRGIEHPLPGGGTLIEDCYNANPPAMDAALADLCRRPGRHVAVLADMLELGPDELDFHRGVGERARAMGVDLLVAVGPRAVAYPEGAEGVECVAFADTDAAVAGVPALIAPGDVVLVKGSRGMAMERVARAITGGG; from the coding sequence GTGAGGTTCGGCGTCAGCGACATGACCCTGTGGTCGGGCGCGTCGCAGGTGGCCGGCCCCGATGATGTGGTGTGCGAGGGCGCCACCGCCGACAGCCGCGCGGTGCAGGGCGGTCAACTGTTCGTCGGCGTGCCCGGCGAGAACACCGACGGCGGGCTGCACGCGGCCGGGGCCATCGCCGCGGGAGCGGCAGCGGTGCTGGTTTCGGAGGATGCCTGGACCGCGACCCGGGACGACCTGCGCGACGCCGGTGCCGCGGTGCTGGCGCACCATGATCCCGTGCAGGCCCTGGCGGCCATCGGGCGCGGGGCGCTGCAGCGCCTGGGTGCCCGCGTGGTGGCCATCACCGGGTCGTACGGCAAGACATCCACGAAGGACTCCACGGTGGCGGTGCTGCGGGCCGCGGGGGTGCGCGCCGAGGGCACGCCCGGTAATCGCAACACCGAGGTGGGGGTGCCGCTCAGCATCCTCGGCCTGCCGGAGCACACCGAGGTGGCGGTGATCGAGATGGGCATGCGGGCCCCCGGCCAGATCGCCGAGCTGGTGGCGCTGGCGCCGCCCCATGTGGCGGTGATCACGGCCATCGGTCCCGTGCACCTGGAGCTGCTGGGCACGATCGAGGCCATCGCGGCGACCAAGGCAGAGATCCTGGGCGGGCTGCCAGCCGACGGCGTGGCCATCTTCCCCGACGTCGAGCCGCTGCTCGACGAGCACATCGCGCGACTGCCCGCCGGGGTCGAGGTGCGTCGCTTCGGCGACGAGCCCGCCATCGCGGTGTCGGCGGGCGAACTGAAGGCCTGGGAGCAGCGCAACATCGCCGCGGCGGTGGAGGTGGCCATCGCGCTCGGCATGGTGCCCGCCCCCGGCGCCCAGGTGACCCTCGAGCGCTCGGCCATGCGCGGCATCGAGCATCCCCTGCCGGGCGGTGGCACGCTTATCGAGGACTGCTACAACGCGAACCCGCCGGCCATGGACGCCGCGCTGGCCGACCTCTGCCGGCGTCCGGGTCGCCATGTGGCCGTGCTGGCGGACATGCTCGAGCTGGGTCCCGACGAGCTGGACTTCCACCGGGGCGTGGGGGAACGCGCGCGCGCGATGGGCGTTGACCTGCTGGTGGCGGTGGGCCCGCGCGCGGTGGCGTACCCGGAGGGTGCCGAGGGAGTGGAGTGCGTGGCCTTCGCCGATACCGACGCCGCCGTAGCGGGCGTGCCAGCCCTCATCGCGCCCGGTGACGTGGTGCTGGTGAAGGGCTCGCGGGGCATGGCCATGGAGCGCGTGGCCCGGGCCATCACCGGAGGGGGCTAG
- a CDS encoding UDP-N-acetylmuramoyl-L-alanyl-D-glutamate--2,6-diaminopimelate ligase, producing the protein MRLDDLTGGVPGARLEAHDAATPDITAIRYRSGDVAPGDLFACLPGTHADGHDFARDAVQRGAAALLVGHALPLTVPQVVASDPRAAMSIMAARLAGDPSHHMQVVGVTGTNGKTTCAYLVQSVMRAAGMPCGLIGTVEVVVGGRSAVPTHTTPESVEMQALLAGMRAAGDTACAMEVSSHALHQRRVAGLQFAGAIFTNLTRDHLDYHGDMQSYFEAKQLLFERPEGHGPDPSSAVNADDEWGRRLLGPGVVGYGIDAPDADVAPEALATGAQGFTATVRTPRGTMQVSSALRGRFNVMNVLGVVAVGEAMALDQGAVAEGIAALRGVPGRLEPIELGQPFQVLVDYAHTPDSLENVLRTTRDLAGDGRLIVLFGCGGDRDTGKRPQMGALGRALADVCIVTSDNPRSEDPDSIIADIVAGADAGAAELVVQADRRAAIADAIAMAAPGDVVLIAGKGHESGQEARGVVTPFDDRDVAREVLGERQAA; encoded by the coding sequence ATGAGGCTCGATGACCTGACCGGCGGCGTGCCCGGCGCGCGGCTCGAGGCGCACGATGCCGCCACCCCCGACATCACGGCGATTCGCTACCGGTCGGGCGATGTCGCCCCCGGCGATCTTTTCGCGTGCCTGCCCGGCACGCACGCCGATGGGCACGACTTCGCCCGCGATGCGGTGCAGCGGGGCGCCGCCGCGCTGCTGGTGGGCCATGCGCTGCCGCTGACGGTGCCGCAGGTGGTGGCGTCCGATCCCCGCGCGGCGATGTCCATCATGGCGGCGCGCCTGGCCGGCGACCCCTCGCACCACATGCAGGTCGTGGGGGTCACGGGCACCAACGGCAAGACGACCTGCGCCTACCTGGTGCAGTCGGTCATGCGGGCGGCCGGCATGCCCTGCGGGCTCATCGGCACGGTCGAGGTGGTGGTGGGCGGGCGCTCGGCCGTGCCCACGCACACCACGCCCGAGAGCGTGGAGATGCAGGCGCTACTGGCCGGCATGCGCGCCGCGGGCGACACCGCCTGCGCCATGGAGGTGTCGTCGCATGCGCTGCACCAGCGCCGCGTGGCGGGGCTGCAGTTCGCCGGTGCCATCTTCACCAACCTCACCCGCGACCACCTCGACTACCACGGCGACATGCAGTCGTACTTCGAGGCCAAGCAACTGCTGTTCGAGCGCCCTGAGGGGCACGGCCCCGATCCGTCGTCGGCGGTGAACGCCGACGACGAGTGGGGGCGCCGGCTGCTGGGGCCCGGCGTGGTGGGCTACGGCATCGACGCCCCCGATGCCGACGTGGCGCCCGAGGCCCTCGCGACGGGTGCGCAGGGTTTCACCGCCACCGTGCGCACCCCACGCGGCACCATGCAGGTGTCCAGCGCGCTGCGCGGGCGGTTCAATGTGATGAACGTGCTGGGCGTGGTCGCGGTGGGCGAGGCCATGGCGCTCGACCAAGGCGCGGTGGCCGAGGGCATCGCGGCGCTGCGGGGCGTGCCAGGGCGCCTCGAGCCCATCGAGCTGGGGCAGCCGTTCCAGGTGCTGGTGGACTACGCGCACACCCCCGACTCGCTCGAGAACGTGCTGCGCACCACGCGCGACCTCGCGGGCGACGGCCGCCTCATCGTGCTGTTCGGGTGCGGCGGCGACCGCGACACCGGCAAGCGCCCGCAGATGGGCGCGCTGGGCCGTGCCCTTGCCGACGTGTGCATCGTCACGTCCGACAACCCGCGTAGCGAGGACCCCGATTCCATCATCGCCGACATCGTGGCCGGCGCCGATGCCGGTGCGGCCGAGCTGGTGGTGCAGGCCGACCGCCGGGCGGCCATCGCCGATGCCATCGCCATGGCCGCGCCTGGCGACGTGGTGCTGATCGCCGGCAAGGGCCATGAGTCCGGGCAGGAGGCCCGGGGAGTGGTCACGCCCTTCGACGACCGGGACGTGGCCCGCGAGGTGCTGGGCGAGAGGCAGGCCGCGTGA
- a CDS encoding penicillin-binding protein 2 — protein MIALAVVAVLGVMALRAGWIATVEAGELSQKARDQHESTIKLPAPRGPIMSADGRELAVDKHAVAVTATPYLITDKRGTAEKIATAVKLPVDEVEQRISGNGGYAMLNTGVDQQRERYLRKLDLPGITLQDTQKRLYPLGSVAAQLVGMTDDWGAGLTGFEKTMESQLKGTEGVREEARDPDGRALQIIRDRAPMPGKPITLTLNSAIQQKTEEVLQKTVDANDAKAASAIVMKSDTGEVLAMATTPGFNPNDRDTFQPENERVRSITDAYEPGSTFKVVAVAGAIEDGAVTRNTVFDLPETLTMYDRTLKEAHYRPSVSWSVQEILQNSSNIGTVLIAQKLGQRKTYEWIQKFGFGAKTGFDYPGEVSGSLPRFEDWSGVSILNIPIGQGVSVSLAQIAEAYGAIANRGRMVPPHLVKKVGDREVTHPRGQQIISPRTAEHMNIMLQKVVSDDGTGKEAKIEGYTVGGKTGTANKIDPSTGQYVDTYIASFVGYAPATRPGLVVAVMVDEPAAGSFYGGDVAAPAFEQITEFALRYLHIAP, from the coding sequence GTGATCGCCCTCGCGGTGGTCGCGGTGCTCGGCGTGATGGCCCTGCGGGCCGGTTGGATCGCCACGGTCGAGGCCGGTGAGCTGTCGCAGAAGGCCAGGGACCAGCACGAGAGCACCATCAAGCTGCCGGCCCCGCGCGGGCCGATCATGTCGGCCGACGGCCGCGAGCTGGCGGTGGACAAGCACGCGGTGGCCGTCACCGCCACGCCGTACCTGATCACCGACAAGCGCGGCACGGCCGAGAAGATCGCCACGGCGGTGAAGCTGCCGGTGGACGAGGTGGAGCAGCGCATCTCGGGCAACGGCGGCTACGCCATGCTCAACACCGGCGTGGACCAGCAGCGCGAGCGCTACCTGCGCAAGCTCGACCTGCCGGGCATCACCCTGCAGGACACCCAGAAGCGCCTCTACCCGCTGGGCTCGGTGGCCGCGCAGCTGGTGGGCATGACCGACGACTGGGGCGCGGGGCTCACCGGATTCGAGAAGACCATGGAGTCGCAGCTGAAGGGCACGGAGGGCGTGCGCGAGGAGGCCCGCGACCCCGACGGCCGCGCCCTGCAGATCATCCGCGACCGCGCGCCCATGCCGGGCAAGCCCATCACCCTCACCCTCAACAGCGCGATCCAGCAGAAGACCGAGGAAGTGCTGCAGAAGACCGTGGACGCCAACGACGCCAAGGCGGCATCGGCGATCGTGATGAAGTCCGACACCGGCGAGGTGCTGGCCATGGCCACCACGCCGGGCTTCAACCCGAATGACCGCGACACCTTCCAGCCCGAGAACGAGCGCGTGCGGTCGATCACCGATGCCTACGAGCCGGGCTCCACGTTCAAGGTCGTGGCCGTGGCCGGCGCCATCGAGGACGGCGCGGTCACCCGCAACACGGTGTTCGACCTGCCCGAGACCCTCACCATGTACGACCGCACGCTGAAGGAGGCCCACTACCGGCCGTCGGTGTCGTGGAGCGTGCAGGAGATCCTCCAGAACTCCAGCAACATCGGGACGGTGCTCATCGCCCAGAAGCTCGGGCAGCGCAAGACCTACGAGTGGATCCAGAAGTTCGGGTTCGGCGCCAAGACCGGATTCGACTACCCGGGCGAGGTGTCGGGGTCGCTGCCCAGGTTCGAGGACTGGTCGGGGGTGTCGATCCTGAACATCCCCATCGGGCAGGGCGTGTCGGTGAGCCTGGCGCAGATCGCCGAGGCCTACGGGGCCATCGCCAACCGCGGCCGCATGGTGCCGCCGCACCTGGTGAAGAAGGTGGGCGACCGCGAGGTCACGCACCCGCGTGGCCAGCAGATCATCAGCCCCCGCACCGCCGAGCACATGAACATCATGCTGCAGAAGGTGGTGAGTGACGACGGCACCGGCAAGGAAGCCAAGATCGAGGGCTACACCGTGGGCGGCAAGACCGGCACCGCCAACAAGATCGATCCCAGCACCGGCCAGTACGTGGACACCTACATCGCGTCGTTCGTGGGTTACGCCCCGGCGACGCGCCCGGGCCTGGTGGTCGCGGTCATGGTGGACGAGCCCGCTGCGGGGTCGTTCTACGGCGGTGACGTGGCCGCCCCGGCGTTCGAGCAGATCACCGAATTCGCCCTTCGGTACTTGCATATCGCCCCATAG
- the rsmH gene encoding 16S rRNA (cytosine(1402)-N(4))-methyltransferase RsmH, protein MTAAAPRIEAVPAAPGGAPHLPVLLDQVLALTAPEPGDRVVDCTFGAGGHAAALAARVGPTGQLTGIDRDPEAARHFEALAADMPCPARLARADFATGLEDLASDGAKADIILMDLGLSSMQVDTAERGFSYSRQAPLDMRMDPALEVTAADLVDKASEHDLTRWFREYGEERYAKQIARAIVRHREERPITTTGDLVEVIRGAVPTPALFAGGHPAKRVFQALRIEVNDELGILERALPEAFDLLDPGGRLAVISFQSLEDRMVKRFMRDRTRGCICPPDMPVCGCGQSPEGRMVTPRAVKAITAEVAANPRAHSARLRVIRKADA, encoded by the coding sequence ATGACCGCCGCCGCGCCGCGCATCGAGGCCGTCCCGGCGGCACCGGGCGGCGCACCCCATCTGCCCGTCCTCCTCGACCAGGTGCTGGCGCTCACCGCGCCCGAGCCCGGCGACCGCGTGGTGGACTGCACCTTCGGCGCCGGCGGCCACGCCGCCGCGCTCGCCGCGCGCGTCGGGCCCACGGGCCAGCTCACGGGAATCGACCGCGACCCTGAGGCCGCGCGCCACTTCGAGGCGCTGGCCGCCGACATGCCGTGCCCGGCCCGCCTGGCGCGCGCCGACTTCGCCACCGGGCTCGAGGACCTCGCATCGGACGGGGCGAAAGCCGACATCATCCTGATGGATCTCGGCCTCTCGTCGATGCAGGTGGACACCGCGGAGCGGGGCTTCTCGTATTCGCGGCAGGCCCCCCTCGACATGCGGATGGACCCTGCCCTCGAGGTGACCGCCGCAGACCTTGTGGATAAGGCCTCCGAGCACGATCTCACCCGGTGGTTCCGCGAGTACGGCGAGGAGCGCTACGCCAAGCAGATCGCCCGCGCCATCGTGCGCCATCGTGAGGAGCGGCCCATCACCACCACCGGCGACCTGGTGGAGGTCATCCGCGGCGCGGTGCCCACGCCGGCGCTCTTCGCGGGCGGCCACCCGGCCAAGCGGGTGTTCCAGGCGCTGCGCATCGAGGTGAACGACGAGCTGGGAATCCTCGAGCGCGCCCTCCCCGAGGCCTTCGACCTGCTCGACCCCGGCGGCCGCCTCGCCGTGATCTCGTTCCAGTCGCTGGAGGACCGCATGGTGAAGCGCTTCATGCGCGACCGCACGCGCGGATGCATCTGCCCGCCCGACATGCCGGTGTGCGGCTGCGGGCAGTCGCCCGAGGGCCGCATGGTCACGCCCAGGGCCGTCAAGGCCATCACGGCCGAGGTGGCCGCCAACCCGCGCGCGCACTCCGCACGCCTGCGGGTCATCCGCAAGGCGGACGCATGA
- a CDS encoding cell division/cell wall cluster transcriptional repressor MraZ has protein sequence MAPRLLSGTYECSLDDRSRLAIPARLREPFADGTVTAWWLDDCLVVVPRFQWPSFIEDTFGRMSVLDDDQRELSRFLLAGAFEQEGLDKQGRLLVPAELRDHAGLDGKVKVVGAGSYLELWDPQRLDQRFAKLRKDGVAQRAARLSQRIDGGRG, from the coding sequence GTGGCACCCCGTCTTCTCAGTGGCACGTACGAATGCAGCCTCGACGACCGATCACGGCTGGCGATTCCGGCCCGACTGCGGGAGCCCTTCGCCGATGGCACCGTCACCGCCTGGTGGCTGGACGACTGCCTCGTGGTGGTGCCCCGCTTCCAGTGGCCCTCGTTCATCGAGGACACCTTCGGCCGCATGAGCGTGCTCGACGACGACCAGCGCGAGCTCAGCAGGTTCCTGCTCGCCGGCGCGTTCGAGCAGGAGGGCCTCGACAAGCAGGGCCGCCTGCTGGTGCCGGCCGAGTTGCGCGACCACGCGGGGCTTGACGGCAAGGTGAAGGTGGTCGGCGCCGGGTCGTACCTGGAGCTGTGGGATCCCCAGCGCCTCGACCAGCGCTTCGCGAAGCTGCGCAAGGACGGCGTCGCCCAGCGGGCCGCCCGCCTGTCGCAGCGCATCGACGGGGGCCGGGGATGA
- a CDS encoding metallophosphoesterase family protein, which translates to MSDVDRLAVFGDIHANLKALDAVLSAIADAGITRAIVTGDLVLRGLDPEKCVARVRKTGWPCVEGNTDRRVVGKKVKPKTDVRDMRPGTRTWTKTMLSQRSIDWLDALPAIVEADLGPHRVVAVHGDQTVPPGLVDSAASDEEIISTMDALGADVLITAHTHSPMLRWVEGRLVVNPGSVGEGTADDHRPCWAWLRSTENGIEAAIEHLNSPLAPPRDKNHRRGE; encoded by the coding sequence GTGAGCGACGTCGACCGGCTAGCCGTCTTCGGCGACATCCACGCCAACCTCAAGGCCCTCGACGCGGTGCTCTCCGCGATCGCCGACGCAGGCATCACACGGGCCATCGTCACCGGCGACCTGGTGCTGCGCGGGCTCGACCCCGAGAAGTGCGTCGCGCGCGTGCGCAAGACCGGTTGGCCGTGCGTGGAGGGCAACACCGACCGCCGCGTGGTGGGCAAGAAGGTGAAGCCCAAGACCGACGTGCGCGACATGCGCCCGGGCACACGCACCTGGACCAAGACCATGCTCAGCCAGAGGTCCATCGACTGGCTCGACGCCCTGCCGGCCATCGTGGAGGCCGACCTCGGCCCGCATCGCGTGGTCGCCGTGCACGGCGACCAGACCGTGCCGCCCGGCCTGGTCGACAGCGCGGCCAGCGACGAGGAGATCATCTCCACGATGGACGCCCTCGGGGCAGACGTGCTGATCACCGCGCACACGCACTCGCCAATGCTGCGATGGGTGGAGGGCCGCCTCGTGGTGAACCCCGGCAGCGTGGGCGAGGGCACCGCCGACGACCACCGGCCGTGCTGGGCGTGGCTTCGGTCGACCGAGAACGGCATCGAGGCGGCCATCGAGCACCTGAACAGCCCCCTGGCCCCTCCGCGCGACAAGAACCACCGCAGGGGCGAGTAG
- a CDS encoding class I SAM-dependent methyltransferase: MVSAMPDATLCPRCGAESHYLLTPRDRTEGPPASIRLCASRVCGVGFTEPAPDDLAAAPAASPSGEVEHRLASRIVSAGLSHLMRRLAPGDTVVDVGAGSGLRARVLAERGFRVIAIEPDPAEEMRAHAMMSSLPAGARVEVVRAGVDDLPAVMDGRTAQAAVMWHVLEHLHHLDAGLGTVAGVLADGGLLGVAVPNRRSAEARAFGPRWHGWEPSRHRWHFDEDSLRLVLGASRFSVADIGTRGGWGYPSGVAYSIAPGLDPQVHPGTGLLGRALAAAMIPVAATARAVGHGGQLVTIARRAAR; encoded by the coding sequence ATGGTCAGCGCCATGCCGGACGCCACCCTTTGCCCCCGCTGCGGCGCCGAGTCGCATTACCTGCTCACGCCCCGCGACCGCACCGAGGGGCCGCCGGCGAGCATCCGCCTGTGCGCTTCCCGCGTGTGCGGGGTGGGCTTCACCGAGCCGGCGCCCGACGACCTGGCGGCCGCCCCGGCCGCGTCGCCGTCGGGCGAGGTTGAGCACCGCCTGGCATCGCGCATCGTGTCGGCGGGGCTGTCGCACCTGATGCGGCGCCTCGCCCCGGGCGACACCGTGGTGGATGTGGGCGCGGGATCGGGGCTTCGCGCGCGCGTGCTGGCCGAGCGCGGGTTCCGGGTGATCGCCATAGAGCCCGACCCGGCGGAGGAGATGCGGGCGCACGCGATGATGTCGTCGCTTCCGGCGGGGGCCCGTGTGGAGGTGGTGCGCGCCGGGGTGGATGACCTGCCCGCGGTGATGGACGGGCGCACGGCGCAGGCCGCGGTGATGTGGCACGTGCTGGAGCACCTGCACCACCTCGACGCCGGGCTGGGCACGGTGGCCGGCGTGCTGGCAGACGGCGGCCTTCTGGGCGTGGCGGTGCCCAACCGCCGCTCCGCCGAGGCCCGGGCATTCGGGCCGCGCTGGCACGGGTGGGAGCCCTCGCGTCACCGCTGGCACTTCGACGAGGACTCCCTGCGGCTGGTGCTGGGGGCATCGCGGTTCTCGGTGGCCGACATCGGCACGCGGGGCGGGTGGGGCTACCCGTCGGGGGTAGCCTACTCGATCGCACCGGGCCTCGACCCCCAGGTGCACCCGGGCACGGGCCTGCTGGGCCGCGCGCTGGCCGCCGCGATGATTCCCGTGGCCGCCACCGCCCGCGCCGTGGGGCATGGGGGGCAACTGGTGACCATCGCGCGCCGGGCGGCGCGCTAG